Proteins co-encoded in one Candidatus Hydrogenedentota bacterium genomic window:
- a CDS encoding tetratricopeptide repeat protein: MDRFAHLLGRGLSLDGFDAPENRAAVRAGLALAALAMLLRIVFWAVTNRYWEDSLITCLHSENFAAGLGLTHVRPGEPPLHGFTSPLSVLVPLVADMIRIGLGLEFIKLVSIPAAALTVVYAVALGIHPAVRLSTPLTLMVAGFLAVEHHQILFGMAGMETQIATLILVMSFYYTVAWKPLPLGISLGLCMLARPDFAFWTIIPGVCGLLHDRKRLFTVVIPVALALYLPWIAFTTLYYGSPVPHTILAKGLGYVKWYDAPGAMGAAGIVKQTWTVLGEQLLIMLGPTFCGHGGSFHAFFSFGKASPVGLVMGAFALAGAALCATRRRRVLWPVAGFAAVYTFYYVYLVPITFSWYKMPYLAALALLAAAGLDAALSRLAAPWRVRTQTAVAAAWVGLFAAVLPLTFLTERQIQRDIENPVRRAAGEYLRDRMQPDEAVGGEPLGYMGYYSRGNVYDWPGLDSRAVVDWSRKTPQARRSLENMLRELKPEYLFLRDAEVLYSFQMPTWLRINYHPVAAFLADPEKAQRIRWIETSMDVQYRIYKKNRPDDPKPYDQGLWPAAPPVNFRDVDKIFIMGAYYAQEDMPAQAVAHYRRVTELAPGRLDAWHDLAVVLLRAGQRDAARAAAAEIPRRGGRPDPVLVEALKD; encoded by the coding sequence ATGGATCGCTTTGCACATCTTCTGGGCCGGGGGCTTTCGCTGGACGGCTTTGACGCGCCGGAGAACCGGGCTGCTGTCCGGGCCGGGCTGGCGCTGGCGGCGCTGGCAATGCTCCTGCGGATCGTGTTCTGGGCAGTCACGAACCGGTACTGGGAAGACTCCCTGATCACCTGCCTGCATTCGGAGAATTTCGCGGCGGGGCTGGGGCTGACCCATGTGCGGCCGGGCGAGCCACCGCTCCACGGGTTCACGAGCCCGCTCAGCGTGCTGGTGCCGCTGGTGGCGGACATGATCCGGATCGGGCTGGGCCTGGAGTTCATCAAGCTGGTCTCCATCCCCGCCGCGGCGCTGACGGTGGTGTACGCCGTCGCACTGGGCATCCACCCGGCGGTGCGCCTGTCCACACCCCTGACCCTGATGGTGGCGGGGTTTCTGGCGGTGGAGCACCACCAGATTCTCTTCGGCATGGCGGGCATGGAGACCCAGATCGCCACGCTGATCCTGGTCATGTCGTTCTACTACACCGTCGCGTGGAAGCCCCTGCCGCTGGGGATCAGCCTGGGGCTGTGCATGCTGGCGCGGCCCGATTTCGCGTTCTGGACCATCATCCCGGGGGTCTGCGGCCTCCTCCACGACCGGAAACGGCTGTTCACCGTGGTCATCCCCGTCGCGCTGGCGCTGTACCTGCCCTGGATCGCGTTCACCACGCTCTATTACGGGTCGCCGGTGCCCCACACGATCCTCGCGAAGGGCCTGGGCTATGTGAAATGGTACGACGCACCGGGGGCGATGGGCGCGGCGGGCATCGTGAAACAGACTTGGACCGTGCTGGGCGAGCAGCTGCTGATCATGCTGGGGCCCACGTTCTGCGGCCACGGCGGGTCGTTCCACGCCTTCTTCTCGTTCGGCAAGGCGAGTCCTGTGGGGCTGGTCATGGGCGCCTTTGCCCTCGCGGGGGCGGCGCTCTGCGCCACCCGCCGCCGGCGCGTTCTGTGGCCCGTGGCCGGATTCGCGGCGGTGTACACGTTCTACTACGTCTACCTCGTCCCGATCACCTTCTCCTGGTACAAGATGCCCTATCTTGCCGCGCTGGCGCTGCTGGCGGCGGCGGGGCTGGACGCCGCCCTGTCGCGTCTGGCCGCGCCCTGGCGCGTGCGGACACAGACGGCGGTGGCGGCGGCGTGGGTGGGGTTGTTCGCGGCCGTGCTCCCGCTCACCTTTCTCACGGAGCGGCAGATCCAGCGGGACATTGAGAACCCCGTGCGGCGCGCGGCCGGGGAATACCTGCGCGACCGGATGCAGCCGGACGAGGCGGTGGGCGGCGAGCCCCTGGGCTACATGGGGTATTACTCGCGGGGCAACGTCTACGACTGGCCGGGTCTCGACAGCCGCGCCGTGGTGGACTGGAGCCGGAAGACGCCGCAGGCGCGGCGCTCGCTGGAGAACATGCTGCGGGAGCTGAAGCCGGAATACCTGTTCCTGCGGGACGCCGAGGTGCTGTATTCGTTCCAGATGCCAACGTGGCTCAGAATCAACTACCACCCGGTGGCGGCGTTTCTGGCGGACCCGGAAAAGGCGCAGCGCATCCGATGGATAGAAACCAGCATGGATGTGCAGTACCGCATCTACAAGAAGAACCGGCCCGACGACCCAAAGCCGTATGACCAGGGCCTGTGGCCCGCCGCCCCGCCGGTGAATTTCCGGGACGTGGACAAGATATTCATCATGGGGGCCTACTACGCCCAGGAGGACATGCCCGCGCAGGCCGTCGCGCATTACCGGCGCGTCACCGAGCTGGCCCCCGGCCGTCTCGACGCCTGGCACGATCTGGCGGTGGTGCTGCTGCGCGCGGGGCAGCGCGACGCCGCCCGCGCCGCGGCGGCGGAAATCCCCAGGCGCGGCGGACGGCCCGACCCCGTGCTCGTGGAGGCGCTGAAGGACTGA
- a CDS encoding RHS repeat protein → MNTNALRREVSGQGGFRFDNVSVHARLLDAAKSTTYAYNTSNQLTSSVTNSVTTTYTYDAWGRLATRGQGSYAASYAYRYGGRSFIRLVPKLHLGMPLGAKLRFAFPPPSPARAPRRSNREAELRGQAHSQVQLGNEGKDCYEHCADDYLEALARCRRNKWCIARAYATLRFCYIRCLIGM, encoded by the coding sequence ATGAACACGAACGCCCTGCGGCGGGAGGTGTCGGGTCAGGGCGGGTTTCGTTTTGACAATGTGTCGGTCCATGCGCGGTTGCTGGATGCGGCGAAGAGCACGACCTATGCCTACAACACGTCGAACCAGCTCACGTCGAGCGTGACGAACAGCGTCACCACCACCTACACCTATGACGCCTGGGGGCGGCTGGCCACGCGGGGGCAGGGGAGTTATGCCGCGTCGTATGCCTACCGCTACGGCGGGCGGTCGTTTATCCGTCTCGTTCCCAAGTTGCACTTGGGAATGCCCCTGGGGGCAAAGCTGCGCTTTGCGTTCCCACCCCCTTCCCCGGCCCGTGCCCCGCGCCGCAGCAATCGCGAAGCAGAGCTTCGCGGACAAGCCCATTCCCAAGTACAACTTGGGAACGAGGGCAAAGACTGCTATGAACACTGCGCGGACGATTATTTAGAAGCATTGGCGAGATGTCGTAGAAACAAATGGTGTATTGCAAGGGCGTACGCCACCCTAAGGTTCTGTTACATACGCTGTCTTATAGGGATGTAG